A DNA window from Vigna unguiculata cultivar IT97K-499-35 chromosome 10, ASM411807v1, whole genome shotgun sequence contains the following coding sequences:
- the LOC114165520 gene encoding uncharacterized protein LOC114165520 — protein MPQSHYAAVWQPHRATVRESIGNAIFLPSIFISKCVATELSTPLIVSLEDKLVGSEREIIISSERVADDDDGFGIDNVPQRNFQQVLERWNRLKAKSNSGRKKRNVGEGSFVTNDCVGQHEINEEYDSEQLCSDVDSDKGVSDKMPKFVKYNAEDMNKSFKFKLRMEFCSFKDFKHALIEHSVLNGKEIKFVKNDYKRVRVVCKKKCGFLIMVSKVGGSQTFRVKTLVGSHRCGRVMFNKNANKDWIAQVLLDKFLDVGNMTVNQIIDEVRKNYSVGVTPWRAARAKEIAMDCMVGDGQRQYALLYDYVAELLRVKGFLAGCRPFIGVDGCHLKTTYGGQLLVAIGRDPNDQYFPLAFVVVENECKETWRWFLSLLLEDIGDIQSNRWVFISDQQKGLMTVFDEILEGVEHRFCLRHLYSNFKKRFGGGVVIRDLMMGVAKATFYQAWEKNGHAVVAIHYKIENPEDYVHPYYKKNAYLACYGPEITPINGQQMWPKSDFPELLPPIFKTPPGRPKKLRMREVDEHRNTQRNTHAPAATEAECSNSAQARRQRPRKRERSSSLAGTSKQ, from the exons CTCGAAGACAAATTGGTGGGTTCGGAGAGAGAGATTATAATTTCTTCGGAAAGGGTtgctgatgatgatgatgggttTGGCATAGATAATGTGCCACAAAGAAATTTTCAGCAGGTTTTGGAGAGGTGGAATAGATTGAAAGCAAAGTCCAATTCAGGTAGGAAAAAGAGAAATGTTGGTGAAGGGTCATTTGTGACTAATGATTGTGTTGGACAACATGAGATCAATGAAGAATACGATAGTGAGCAACTATGCTCTGATGTTGATAGTGATAAAGGTGTTAGTGATAAAATGCCAAAATTTGTGAAGTATAATGCTGAAGATATGAACAAGAgcttcaaattcaaattaaggATGGAATTCTGTTCCTTTAAAGATTTCAAGCATGCCCTTATAGAGCATAGTGTATTGAATGGGAAGGAAATTAAATTTGTGAAGAATGATTACAAAAGAGTAAGGGTTGTTTGTAAAAAGAAGTGTGGCTTTCTAATAATGGTGAGCAAGGTTGGTGGTAGCCAAACCTTTAGAGTGAAGACACTTGTTGGCAGTCATAGATGTGGGAGGGTTATGTTCAACAAGAATGCAAATAAAGATTGGATTGCACAGGTATTGTTGGACAAATTTTTAGATGTGGGGAACATGACTGTAAACCAAATAATTGATGAAGTTAGAAAGAATTATAGTGTTGGGGTAACGCCTTGGAGAGCTGCCAGAGCAAAGGAGATTGCAATGGACTGCATGGTGGGAGATGGTCAACGACAATATGCTCTGCTTTATGATTATGTGGCTGAGTTATTAAGAGTAAAG GGGTTCTTGGCTGGATGTAGGCCTTTCATTGGTGTAGATGGTTGTCATTTAAAGACAACCTATGGTGGTCAATTACTGGTTGCAATTGGTAGAGACCCAAATGATCAGTACTTTCCATTAGCCTTTGTAGTGGTGGAAAATGAATGTAAAGAAACTTGGAGATGGTTTCTATCATTATTATTGGAAGATATTGGGGACATCCAATCGAATCGTTGGGTTTTCATTTCAGATCAACAGAAG GGACTAATGACAGTTTTCGATGAGATATTGGAAGGAGTGGAGCATAGGTTCTGTTTGAGACACCtttatagtaattttaaaaagagatttggtGGAGGAGTTGTCATCCGGGACCTTATGATGGGGGTTGCAAAGGCTACCTTCTATCAAGCATGGGAAAAAAATGG GCATGCAGTGGTTGCAATTCACTACAAGATAGAAAATCCTGAGGATTATGTTCATccttattacaaaaaaaatgcatatCTGGCTTGTTATGGACCTGAAATAACCCCCATAAATGGACAACAAATGTGGCCTAAAAGTGATTTCCCAGAGCTGCTACCACCTATCTTCAAAACACCACCAGGACGACCCAAGAAACTACGTATGAGGGAAGTAGATGAACAT AGGAACACACAGAGGAACACCCATGCACCAGCAGCAACTGAAGCTGAATGTAGCAATTCTGCACAAGCAAGAAGGCAAAGGCCTCGTAAGAGGGAGAGATCCTCATCTTTGGCTGGCACCAGCAAGCAATGA